From one Marinobacter sp. LV10MA510-1 genomic stretch:
- a CDS encoding alpha/beta hydrolase: MSHAAGYPRKILGASIFLLTALASLPGCSHYSGVENLTGPEPKTTEYDVIEGLVYTPENWPQTLTGDLYLPQQNGPSPVVLMVHGGGWNSRSPADMVWIAEELAGHGFAVFNIAYRFAPEYTFPAQLHDLQVARQWLATNGSRYGLDTQRVSGFGFSSGAHLIALLAVVASSDSDLNQPYGGANTQLQAVVAGGTPADLTRFNSGKLLFQFLGANKQQIPETYRIASPITHITPQTPPFFLFHGGMDSLVPFSQAESFHQALLQKGVDSGLLKLNLRGHITSFLTGSNAVEQGLKFLARQQMPEASQ, translated from the coding sequence ATGTCCCACGCCGCCGGTTATCCCAGAAAAATACTGGGCGCATCCATTTTTCTGCTCACAGCGCTGGCGTCATTGCCAGGCTGTAGCCATTACTCCGGCGTGGAAAACCTGACCGGACCAGAGCCGAAAACCACCGAATATGACGTGATAGAAGGCTTGGTATACACCCCGGAAAACTGGCCCCAGACACTGACCGGCGACTTATATTTGCCCCAGCAAAATGGCCCCAGCCCGGTCGTACTGATGGTGCACGGGGGTGGCTGGAACAGCCGTTCGCCGGCGGACATGGTGTGGATTGCCGAAGAACTCGCCGGCCACGGTTTTGCGGTGTTCAACATTGCCTACCGGTTTGCGCCCGAATACACCTTTCCCGCCCAGTTGCACGACTTGCAGGTAGCCCGCCAGTGGCTGGCCACCAACGGTTCGCGCTATGGCCTGGATACCCAGCGGGTCAGCGGTTTCGGGTTTTCATCGGGTGCGCACCTGATTGCACTGCTGGCGGTGGTTGCCAGCAGTGATAGCGATCTCAATCAGCCTTACGGCGGCGCAAACACCCAGCTTCAAGCGGTGGTCGCCGGCGGCACACCAGCGGATTTGACCAGGTTTAATTCGGGCAAGCTACTGTTTCAGTTTCTGGGCGCCAACAAACAACAGATACCTGAAACCTATCGCATTGCTTCGCCCATCACTCACATAACTCCGCAAACACCACCGTTTTTTCTGTTTCACGGCGGCATGGATTCACTGGTGCCGTTTTCCCAGGCTGAAAGTTTTCATCAGGCTTTGTTGCAAAAGGGCGTGGACAGCGGCCTGCTGAAGCTGAACTTGCGTGGCCATATCACCAGTTTTCTGACCGGCAGCAATGCCGTAGAGCAGGGCCTGAAATTTCTAGCGCGTCAGCAGATGCCCGAGGCCAGCCAGTGA
- a CDS encoding DUF2868 domain-containing protein codes for MVKQSASKPSMTKTSITKQPLRLLMDFDAQIQRDGQQTSDFIHRRDRKFALNCEEHNSPSDPAHWLAWLGRFDNSCEQSAGAGQSTEQRWQRINSGFIAMGAVLGIITMAGLLFYDGGQRINVTVIIGFVALQLLLALLTSLQSVMGWQPWRPLLNRCMPASDPALQPLQPALMARAAQGGGLSFAVAALLTLLAMVVTQDLAFGWSTTLNTAASGYHQLTSALAKPWAWLWPAAVPDPALVEATRFFRAGTNTALTPARWGQWWPFISMLWLVWVVLPRLLLRLLASALVRLRARQLLLRHPGLSALRERMATPVLDTGAGHNDASDLPDTRHNTLLQPLPEKAQLLSWAGAGTVTDKQTLPAALAAICPGPALDVGGLASLSQDQQAIAQLAANSDAVTALMLVRSWEPPTGELLDFLTSARQSWPAGSRVCLLPLAAETREPSATATDRQLQPWLRFAERCPPGFVTVGDIAITTGLSHS; via the coding sequence ATGGTAAAGCAGTCAGCGTCAAAACCGTCAATGACCAAGACGTCCATCACCAAACAGCCTCTTCGCCTGTTGATGGATTTCGACGCCCAGATTCAGCGGGATGGTCAGCAAACATCAGACTTTATTCATCGTCGCGACCGGAAGTTTGCGCTGAACTGCGAAGAGCACAACAGCCCAAGTGACCCGGCACACTGGCTGGCCTGGCTAGGGCGCTTTGACAACAGCTGCGAGCAATCAGCAGGCGCTGGCCAATCCACAGAGCAACGCTGGCAGCGGATCAACAGCGGTTTTATAGCGATGGGCGCGGTGCTGGGTATTATCACCATGGCCGGCCTGTTGTTTTACGACGGTGGCCAGCGCATTAACGTGACCGTGATTATTGGTTTTGTGGCTCTGCAACTGCTGCTGGCGCTGCTGACCAGCCTGCAGTCGGTGATGGGCTGGCAACCCTGGCGACCACTGCTGAACCGCTGTATGCCTGCTTCCGACCCGGCCTTGCAGCCACTGCAGCCCGCTCTTATGGCGCGGGCTGCCCAGGGCGGCGGGCTCAGTTTTGCGGTGGCGGCTTTACTGACCCTACTGGCGATGGTGGTGACTCAAGATCTGGCGTTCGGCTGGAGCACCACCCTGAATACCGCCGCCAGCGGCTATCACCAACTCACCAGCGCCCTGGCCAAGCCTTGGGCATGGCTATGGCCGGCCGCGGTACCAGACCCGGCACTGGTGGAAGCCACCCGGTTTTTTCGCGCCGGCACCAACACCGCACTCACACCGGCACGCTGGGGCCAGTGGTGGCCGTTTATCAGTATGCTGTGGTTGGTGTGGGTTGTGTTGCCACGCCTGTTGCTGCGCCTGCTGGCAAGCGCGCTGGTACGTTTGCGAGCGCGCCAATTGTTACTGCGCCACCCGGGGCTGAGCGCCCTGCGCGAACGCATGGCAACACCGGTGCTGGATACCGGCGCCGGTCACAATGACGCAAGCGACTTGCCCGACACCCGGCACAATACCCTATTGCAGCCGCTTCCGGAAAAAGCGCAGCTGCTGAGCTGGGCCGGCGCGGGAACCGTCACTGACAAACAAACACTGCCCGCGGCTCTGGCCGCTATCTGCCCAGGCCCGGCGCTCGATGTTGGCGGCCTGGCGAGCCTCAGCCAGGACCAGCAGGCAATTGCCCAACTGGCTGCCAACAGCGATGCAGTCACCGCCCTTATGCTGGTGCGCAGCTGGGAGCCGCCCACGGGCGAGCTGCTGGACTTTTTGACCAGCGCGCGCCAGAGCTGGCCTGCCGGCAGCCGGGTTTGTTTGCTGCCATTAGCGGCCGAAACTCGGGAGCCATCCGCCACCGCTACAGACCGCCAGCTACAACCCTGGTTACGTTTTGCAGAACGCTGCCCGCCAGGTTTTGTTACAGTCGGAGATATTGCCATCACCACAGGACTGTCGCATTCATGA
- a CDS encoding DUF6164 family protein, with translation MPHHLMNLRHVPDDEADDIRDLFEREKVRYYETPPSFWGISMGGFWVHDDDEAERARQLLAGYQQQRQTQQQLEWQERVARGETGYGSMLSRHPLRMLAAIIALGVIVGVSLLPYLRMG, from the coding sequence ATGCCCCACCATTTAATGAATTTACGCCATGTGCCCGACGACGAAGCAGACGACATTCGTGATCTGTTCGAGCGTGAAAAAGTGCGCTATTACGAAACGCCGCCCAGTTTTTGGGGCATCAGTATGGGCGGTTTCTGGGTTCACGATGACGACGAAGCCGAGCGGGCGCGACAATTACTTGCAGGCTATCAGCAGCAGCGCCAAACCCAACAGCAGTTGGAATGGCAGGAGCGTGTGGCCCGGGGCGAAACCGGCTACGGCAGTATGCTGTCGCGCCACCCACTGCGAATGCTGGCGGCAATTATCGCATTAGGGGTAATTGTGGGCGTTAGCCTGTTGCCCTACCTGCGAATGGGTTAA
- a CDS encoding GTPase/DUF3482 domain-containing protein yields the protein MNQAPVFAVVGHPNKGKSSIVATLSQNDAIAIALEPGTTRRSHAYPLQVDGQVLYTLVDTPGFQRPRRVLEWLEAHSVSASDRAATVAAFVTQHRGNSQFSDECELLAPLIEGAGIIYVVDGSVPYSPQHEAEMTILRWTGRPSLALINSIGDEDYGDTWQAALGQFFQIVRKFDAVRAPFEQHLSLLRAFGQLEPAWEKPLETATGFLDRQRQQRRQQAATLIAQTLRQMMGYRHSRSLAEGLKEDLAASASSQNKDALASELRKSWYQHQRQREQQLRGEVQQLYQHGQLQRQEAELEWQSEHDLFSEDSRQLWGVNKGYLAGAGFGAGAVGGVGIDALTLGASFGTGALIGGIIGAAGSYFYGDRLPLPTLKIGPLRDGVKTASFGPVPDTQFGYVVLGRALNHWWHVSHRNHAGRAPLALGATDSHWLEGLSKQDRNILHRALEKARKGKVSDPSDQHKLGQVITHAMKAYNDWELKSI from the coding sequence ATGAATCAGGCTCCGGTATTTGCAGTGGTGGGCCACCCTAACAAAGGCAAATCTTCGATCGTCGCGACATTGTCCCAAAATGACGCCATCGCTATTGCCCTGGAACCTGGCACCACCCGCCGCAGCCACGCCTACCCGTTACAGGTAGACGGCCAAGTGCTTTACACCCTGGTGGACACGCCAGGCTTTCAACGCCCGCGACGGGTACTTGAGTGGCTGGAAGCTCACAGCGTTTCTGCCTCAGACCGAGCCGCCACGGTAGCCGCGTTTGTTACCCAGCATCGCGGTAATTCGCAGTTCAGCGACGAATGCGAACTGCTGGCGCCATTAATCGAAGGCGCCGGCATTATTTACGTGGTGGACGGTTCGGTGCCATACAGCCCGCAGCACGAAGCAGAGATGACCATATTGCGCTGGACCGGGCGCCCCAGCCTGGCGCTGATCAACAGCATTGGTGATGAAGATTACGGCGACACCTGGCAGGCGGCACTGGGGCAATTCTTTCAGATTGTGCGCAAGTTCGATGCTGTTCGTGCACCTTTCGAGCAACACCTAAGTCTTTTACGAGCTTTCGGCCAGCTCGAACCGGCCTGGGAAAAACCCCTGGAAACCGCCACCGGATTTCTGGATCGCCAGCGCCAGCAGCGCAGGCAACAAGCCGCCACGCTGATTGCGCAAACCCTGCGGCAGATGATGGGATACCGCCACAGCCGCAGCTTGGCAGAAGGCCTAAAAGAGGACCTGGCTGCCAGTGCCTCTAGCCAGAACAAAGACGCCCTTGCCTCCGAACTGCGCAAGAGCTGGTATCAGCATCAGCGCCAGCGTGAACAGCAACTGCGCGGCGAGGTTCAGCAGTTGTACCAGCACGGCCAGCTGCAGCGTCAGGAAGCCGAGCTGGAATGGCAAAGTGAACACGACCTGTTTTCCGAAGACAGCCGCCAGCTCTGGGGCGTGAACAAAGGCTACCTGGCGGGGGCCGGTTTCGGTGCTGGTGCTGTTGGGGGTGTTGGTATTGATGCACTAACGTTAGGTGCATCATTTGGCACCGGCGCCCTGATCGGCGGCATAATCGGCGCTGCCGGTAGTTATTTTTACGGCGACCGCCTGCCATTGCCTACACTGAAGATAGGGCCTCTGCGCGACGGTGTAAAAACCGCCAGCTTCGGCCCGGTGCCAGACACCCAGTTTGGCTATGTGGTGTTGGGCAGGGCGCTGAATCACTGGTGGCATGTAAGCCACCGAAACCACGCTGGACGGGCGCCGCTCGCGCTTGGTGCCACCGACAGCCACTGGTTGGAAGGCTTGTCAAAACAGGATCGCAACATCTTGCATCGGGCTCTGGAAAAAGCCCGAAAAGGTAAGGTCTCAGACCCTAGTGATCAGCACAAACTGGGGCAGGTGATCACCCACGCTATGAAGGCATACAACGACTGGGAGTTGAAAAGTATATGA
- a CDS encoding ectoine synthase, protein MKIVRVKDIIGTEREVSAQQWTSRRLLLKKDGMGFSFHETIIKAGSEHTFWYKHHLEAVYCVAGNGSITDVATGENHKITDGTLYALDKHDKHILFGGTEDMRLICSFNPPVTGQEVHDEDGAYLPDTSED, encoded by the coding sequence ATGAAAATTGTACGAGTTAAAGACATTATTGGCACCGAACGCGAAGTCAGCGCCCAGCAATGGACCAGCCGCCGTTTGCTGCTAAAAAAAGACGGTATGGGCTTTTCATTCCATGAAACCATCATCAAAGCCGGCTCCGAACACACATTCTGGTACAAGCATCACCTGGAAGCGGTTTATTGCGTAGCTGGCAATGGTTCCATCACCGACGTTGCCACCGGTGAAAACCACAAAATTACTGATGGCACACTTTACGCTTTGGACAAGCACGACAAGCACATCCTGTTTGGCGGAACCGAAGACATGCGTCTGATCTGCTCGTTCAACCCGCCCGTTACCGGCCAGGAAGTACACGACGAAGACGGTGCCTACCTGCCGGATACCAGTGAAGACTAA